CTTTACGATAACGATCGAGAAACGTAAAAAAACCGCTGAGCAAATTTTGCGTGAAGAAGAAATTCAAAAGATTTATGATGACATGAAAACTCGTCAAGCTGAATATTTTATTCGAATTGGGTAGTTAAGAAATCATTTATTATTTTAAGGAAGGAGAGTGGAGTAAGATGAATATTTCATCTAAATTATTAGTAATGATTGTTATGGAGATGGATACAGCGTAGTTAAAAAAGGCAGTCATATAAAGGCTGCCTTTTTTTTGCAAACGTTCTTCACTGGTTGTTAATACCAACGGAAGTACGGGCCACTTTCTTTTCTAGACATGCACAATTATACATCTCTATACATAGGTATAAGTTATAGGCGAATGTCTAGAGGAGAGGTGATGAAATGTCTGGAATTCTTGCAGCATTATCCTACTTAGTCAAAGAGCTTTTTTTCTTGGTTTCATATGTAAAAAATAACGCCTTTCCACAACCCTTATCTGCGAGCGATGAAAGGAAATACCTGCGGAAAATGGCAGAGGGGGATGAGGAAGCCAGGAACCTATTAATCGAACATAATTTAAGGCTGGTTGCTCACATTGTCAAGAAGTTTGAAAACACAGGAGAAGATGTGGAAGATCTGATCTCCATTGGCACGATTGGTTTAATAAAAGCGATTGAAAGCTACTCAGAAGGAAAAGGAACGAAACTCGCAACCTATGCAGCCAGATGTATTGAAAACGAAATATCAATTACATTACCATTGCTAGGGTGTCTTTCCCTTCCTCTCATTATTGTATAATTTATGAATCAGAAATTTTTTGAAGGCTCGAACATCACTTGAATTACTTTTCCGATGATTCGAGCGTTCTCGTTTTCAATAAATATAGGTTCATATTTAGGGTTATCAGGGTAGAGAATTACTTGCCCTGATTCAGTTTTCTTAACTCGTTTAAGGGTTGCATCCTGTCCGTTGACATTTACAACAGCTATTTCTCCTGTCTCTACTTCAGGTTGAATTTTGACTAAAACCTTATCCCCTTCATAGATTCTGCTACCTATCATAGAATCGCCTTTTACTTTCAATAAAAAAACTTCTCCATCTTTTAGATTCCACATATTAGGTACTTCAGTCCATTCATCGATGTGTTCTTCAGCTAATATTGGTTGTCCTGCTGCAATAAAACCTAAAACTGGAACTTTTAAAACACTCGTGATTTCTTCTGCAGTACTTATATATTCCACTTTGTTTTCAGCAGCTCCAATCGTTTCATGTAGTTTCTCGAATTCTTCAAAAGAAATTGTTCCGCTATAATCTGCAGCTATGATGTCGTTCGGGTTATAACAGATATGATAGGCAAGTCGAAATAAATCATTATCATCGTAATCTGGTTTGAATGATAATAAAGCTTCCTTTAATTCGTCTATACCTTCTTCAATCGTGTCACTCTGTCCATAGGCAAGCAGTACTATTGGATCTGCTTCTAATACTTTAGCGAGAGTTAATGTCACTTTAAATGATGGTGGTGGCATTTTTCCGTTTTTTAATTTACTTAAATAGGAACTAGTAATTTTTTGTCCATTCTTCTCGCATCTTTCTGCAATTTCCAAAAGTGATAAACCTGATTTTTCAATTAATTGGCTGAGTAGTATGGAATATCCTTTTTGTTTATCCATAGTTTCCCCCTCTTTTTTATATAAATACGCAATTTATCCTCACTCATTATACACTTCATTTGATTAATCAATCAATTTTTTTGAAAAAATTTAAGAAATAAGTATTGACTAATCAATCAACTATTGGTAAATTATGATTAACAAGTCAATCAATGGGTCTGGAGGTGAAAAAATGCATTCTATTTTCGACTTGAGAAAGAACAAGGGATGGACACAAGAAGAACTAGGGAAGAAGTTTAGAAAGAAAAAGGCTGCGGAGATTATTTGTAGGTGGGAAAAAGGTAAAACTGCTCCGAGTTCTCAGAATCTTCAAGAACTTTCGGAGATATTTGGAGTACCAGCTCAAAAAATTTTAATCAAAAGATTGACTGATTAGTCAAGAACAATCTGATTATTGTAAAGTGAGGGAATACAGTGAAAGTAACAATAGTCGGAACACCTAATGAAGAAAGGAAAAAAGAAGCCTTAGACATCATCGTAGAACATCTTCTAGAAGAAAAAGAAGAAGAAAAAGAAGCAAGTTAAAGGAGATGGAGAAGTGAACCAACTAGTTTTCGTAAAAAATGATCAAGTAGTGACAGATTCACTAAATATTTCAGAGGTATTCGGCAAACGGCATTCAGATGTATTAAGAGATGTTAGAGATTTAGGTTGCAGTGAAGATTTTAGACAACGCAATTTTGCGGAGTCCTCTTATATCAATTCTCAAAATAAAGAAATGCCAATGTATTACATGAACAAAAAAGGATTTACGTTGTTAGTCATGGGTTACACCGGGAAAGAAGCCATGAAATTTAAGGAAGCGTACATCAACGAGTTTGAACGCATGGAGAACGAATTAAGAGCTCCACGAATCTTGTCAGAAAAAGAACAGCTCATGGCCAGCATGAAGCTTACTATCGAAACAGCTGAGGAATTAACCACCGTTAAGAGTGAAGTGAAAGAAATTAGAACTATGGTTGAACAACAAATTACGTTAGATCATGGTGAGCAGCGAAAAGTCCAAAAGAGCATAGCACAAAGGGTGTATGAGTTAGCCGAACAAATTGAACATCCTCAATTAGTATTCAATTCTAGGGACCAGATTGAAGTAGATGTAAGGCAAGAAGTATCCCGTTATTTCAGAGAGTTGCACAGAGAAATCAAAGACCGCTTCGGTGTAGCAAGTTACAAGGACATAAAGCGAAAGGACCTACAGTCAGCCATTAACTACATTAACAACTGGATACCTAGAAAGGTGGTAGTCAGTTGAACACCATAGAACGATTAGCAGAAGCGATAGAAATTCTGGACTCTACTCTTCTAGATGAACGGGAACTTTTTGAAGTAAAAGTTACGGACCATACCGGAACAAATACACTCATTGAAAACAGAGAACAGCACTATTACTCCATGATGCAGATTGTTATTGAAATGTTGGAATTGTTGAAAGAGGAACTAGAAGAAAGAGAGCAACGAAAGAAAAGCATGAAACTATTGAAATAAGGGAGGAAATGAAAATGACAATCGAAACACAGTTAGAGGTTATTAAGAAGGCTTTAGAAATGGGTGCTGATGTAGAGATTAAATTCCACAGTATGGACAATTACGGTAAACGCTCAAGAGAAAACGCTCAAAAGACATTCGTTGAATTAGGTTCACCCCTCGGATTAGTGCCTGTTGAATGGGAAACCGAAAAGCATGCAGGGTTTAGATCAGAACAATACGGACCTGTCAGTATTTCCACTTACTATGACAAAAAGGAGGAATCAAAACAAAATGAGATCACTCACGATGTCGCGGTTCGATGAAGAAATTGAAGAACCTTTGGTGCTCGGGGACTGTGAGGGATGCGGATTAGAGGTTTATGAATACGATGAACATTTTGATTATGAAGGCGATCTGATTCATAACGATGCAAGTTGTGTAATG
This genomic window from Bacillus oleivorans contains:
- a CDS encoding helix-turn-helix domain-containing protein, with product MHSIFDLRKNKGWTQEELGKKFRKKKAAEIICRWEKGKTAPSSQNLQELSEIFGVPAQKILIKRLTD
- a CDS encoding helix-turn-helix domain-containing protein, giving the protein MDKQKGYSILLSQLIEKSGLSLLEIAERCEKNGQKITSSYLSKLKNGKMPPPSFKVTLTLAKVLEADPIVLLAYGQSDTIEEGIDELKEALLSFKPDYDDNDLFRLAYHICYNPNDIIAADYSGTISFEEFEKLHETIGAAENKVEYISTAEEITSVLKVPVLGFIAAGQPILAEEHIDEWTEVPNMWNLKDGEVFLLKVKGDSMIGSRIYEGDKVLVKIQPEVETGEIAVVNVNGQDATLKRVKKTESGQVILYPDNPKYEPIFIENENARIIGKVIQVMFEPSKNF
- a CDS encoding YrzI family small protein, whose product is MTFQFIFFTITIEKRKKTAEQILREEEIQKIYDDMKTRQAEYFIRIG
- a CDS encoding Rha family transcriptional regulator yields the protein MNQLVFVKNDQVVTDSLNISEVFGKRHSDVLRDVRDLGCSEDFRQRNFAESSYINSQNKEMPMYYMNKKGFTLLVMGYTGKEAMKFKEAYINEFERMENELRAPRILSEKEQLMASMKLTIETAEELTTVKSEVKEIRTMVEQQITLDHGEQRKVQKSIAQRVYELAEQIEHPQLVFNSRDQIEVDVRQEVSRYFRELHREIKDRFGVASYKDIKRKDLQSAINYINNWIPRKVVVS